A section of the Epinephelus moara isolate mb chromosome 3, YSFRI_EMoa_1.0, whole genome shotgun sequence genome encodes:
- the ccna1 gene encoding cyclin-A1, translating into MNFSTNAHCGSHTSKENIPPSSKTDASQVQRAKQRTVLGVLSDNEQRGRSFSQGGHFSKHSSISDSSQLTFLGHPSSSSFDVYVEEACEVVLAASGQEVVSDSYYLDAETDAMQNEDLRLLLDLSTSLCQDVSMQSDTDKSLMSEEVLRVSEYTEDIYLHLRESEVRSRPKPGYLEKHPEITNGMRVILVDWMVEVVQEYKLRTETLHLAVNYLDRFLSSIAYLKRSKLQLAGTAALLIASKYEEIFPPELNEFVYTTDSTYTKEQLVHMEHVFLKVLSFKVAAPTVNQFLRLFMSIHSVCANTENLALYVAELSLLEIDPFLQYTPSIVAAGAYCLAAYTVNKSLWPDSLQALTGYTTAEIVPCLTDLHKLYISAESHPQQAVRDKYKSSRYCRVSLITAPAVLPFP; encoded by the exons ATGAACTTCAGCACAAATGCCCATTGCGGCAGTCACACTAGCAaagaaaacattccaccttCAAGCAAAACGGATGCATCGCAGGTCCAGAGAGCCAAGCAGCGGACAGTCCTCGGTGTGTTGTCGGACAATGAGCAGCGTGGTCGATCCTTCAGCCAG GGGGGCCATTTTTCCAAACACAGTTCGATCTCCGACAGCTCCCAGCTCACCTTCCTCGGCCATCCCTCCAGTTCCAGCTTCGATGTTTATGTCGAAGAAGCTTGTGAAGTTGTTCTTGCAGCTTCTGGTCAAGAGGTGGTCTCGGACAGCTATTACTTAGATGCAGAAACTGATGCAATGCAAAATGAAGATTTGAGACTCCTGCTGGACCTGAGTACAA GTTTGTGCCAGGATGTTTCTATGCAGTCTGACACAGACAAATCCCTGATGTCAGAGGAGGTGCTGCGTGTTTCCGAGTATACAGAGGATATTTACCTGCACTTGAGGGAGAGTGAA GTGAGGTCCAGGCCAAAGCCAGGCTACTTAGAGAAACATCCAGAGATCACCAACGGCATGAGGGTTATCCTGGTGGACTGGATGGTGGAAGTCGTCCAGGAATACAAGCTTCGTACTGAAACTCTGCACCTTGCCGTCAACTATTTGGACCGCTTTCTTTCCTCCATAGCGTATTTAAAACGGAGCAAGCTGCAGCTGGCCGGCACAGCTGCATTATTGATCGCGTC AAAATATGAGGAGATCTTCCCTCCCGAGCTGAACGAGTTTGTGTACACCACAGACAGCACCTACACCAAGGAGCAGCTGGTCCACATGGAGCACGTGTTCCTAAAAGTGCTCTCTTTCAAAGTGGCAGCCCCCACTGTAAACCAGTTCCTTCGCCTTTTCATGTCCATCCACTCTGTCTGTGCCAACACTGAGAACCTTGCCCTG TATGTGGCAGAGTTAAGCCTGCTGGAAATCGATCCATTCCTGCAGTACACCCCATCTATAGTGGCAGCTGGAGCCTACTGCCTCGCCGCCTACACTGTGAACAAATCTCTCTGG CCAGATTCCTTACAAGCCTTGACTGGTTACACCACGGCTGAGATTGTCCCCTGTCTGACTGACCTCCACAAGCTATACATCAGTGCAGAGAGTCACCCGCAACAGGCCGTCAGGGATAAGTATAAGAGTTCAAG GTATTGTCGTGTGTCATTGATCACTGCACCTGCTGTTCTGCCTTTTCCATGA